Proteins encoded together in one [Chlorobium] sp. 445 window:
- a CDS encoding ABC transporter substrate-binding protein: MACSKKENQSAGAKTAEATKFAAPPNTLVHTYLADLTLNPIIQNESNSREFCEMIYPKLMREEFDTAVGLITYKPLFATRWEARNGNREIVFTLRRDVKWTDGQPVTARDWLFSYELYADTVIASIRQNFISENFLAQKNGEVDLKKAVEIPNDSTLIVRFRKPMPIDLMCKYTNLPFIAAHIWKEVKREDFRKSDFNRNPEKLIGCGPYKVEKWTPNSECVLVANRSCNLPAPPKIERIVNRVVQENTTRLTMLRTGESDVLQAVPPEEAEKMKKENPNVQILPRGQVVFLYIGWMNIDQNLYNQSKKIQPHPLFGSKKVRQALTYAINRQEYLDGFLRGYGELAVTDVVPICRWAIDVELKPYPYDVEKAKALLAEEGWKKGSDGILEKNGRKFSFKLAINKGNKGREFLAVLVQKNIKEVGIDCQIETIESNVMSEKMRTRELDAFIGGFVVAPPDVDPSEIRFSDLEKTPYNFTCFQNKRVDELINLAKDELEILNTAKYWKEYQRIIYEEQPETIVTWSSPLIGVSKRIKKAIITPVATFDQIWEWEMEGSNVAEK; the protein is encoded by the coding sequence ATGGCGTGCAGCAAAAAAGAAAATCAAAGTGCTGGCGCCAAGACTGCAGAGGCAACAAAGTTTGCAGCGCCGCCCAATACGCTGGTGCATACCTACCTTGCTGACTTGACGCTCAATCCAATCATTCAAAATGAAAGTAATTCGCGTGAGTTTTGCGAGATGATTTATCCAAAATTGATGCGAGAAGAATTTGATACAGCCGTTGGTCTTATCACCTATAAGCCACTTTTTGCCACACGCTGGGAAGCACGCAATGGCAATCGCGAGATTGTCTTTACACTGCGGCGCGATGTCAAATGGACAGATGGGCAGCCTGTTACCGCGCGTGACTGGCTATTTAGTTACGAACTCTATGCAGATACGGTTATCGCATCTATTCGGCAGAATTTTATTAGTGAAAACTTTTTGGCTCAAAAAAATGGTGAAGTGGATCTCAAAAAAGCCGTTGAGATTCCAAATGACTCAACACTCATTGTGCGCTTTCGAAAGCCGATGCCTATTGATTTGATGTGCAAGTACACAAATTTGCCATTCATTGCGGCGCACATTTGGAAAGAGGTCAAGCGTGAAGACTTCCGTAAGAGTGATTTTAACCGCAATCCTGAGAAGCTCATTGGCTGCGGTCCTTACAAAGTTGAGAAGTGGACACCGAACTCGGAGTGTGTGCTTGTAGCAAACAGGTCGTGCAATTTGCCAGCGCCACCGAAGATTGAGCGCATTGTGAATCGAGTCGTTCAAGAAAACACGACGCGCCTGACAATGCTGCGCACGGGCGAATCGGATGTGCTGCAAGCGGTGCCGCCTGAAGAAGCTGAAAAGATGAAAAAAGAAAACCCGAACGTGCAAATTTTGCCACGCGGTCAAGTGGTGTTTCTTTACATTGGCTGGATGAATATCGACCAAAACCTTTACAATCAATCCAAGAAAATTCAGCCGCATCCGCTCTTTGGCTCAAAGAAAGTGCGTCAAGCTCTGACGTACGCAATTAATCGGCAGGAGTATCTTGATGGTTTTTTAAGAGGATATGGTGAGTTAGCGGTTACAGATGTGGTGCCAATCTGCCGCTGGGCAATCGATGTTGAACTCAAACCATATCCATACGACGTTGAAAAAGCCAAAGCCTTGCTTGCAGAAGAAGGTTGGAAGAAGGGCAGTGATGGAATTTTGGAGAAAAATGGGCGAAAGTTCAGTTTCAAGCTGGCAATTAACAAGGGCAATAAAGGTCGGGAATTTCTTGCGGTCTTAGTTCAAAAGAACATCAAAGAAGTAGGCATTGATTGCCAAATCGAGACGATTGAATCGAATGTGATGAGCGAAAAGATGCGAACCCGTGAGCTTGATGCCTTTATTGGCGGGTTTGTGGTAGCGCCGCCCGATGTAGATCCATCCGAAATTCGCTTTTCCGACCTTGAAAAAACACCTTACAATTTCACTTGCTTTCAGAACAAGCGCGTCGATGAGTTGATTAATCTGGCTAAAGATGAGCTTGAGATACTCAATACTGCAAAGTATTGGAAAGAATACCAAAGAATTATTTACGAGGAGCAGCCTGAGACGATTGTAACGTGGTCGTCGCCGCTAATCGGCGTCAGCAAGCGTATCAAGAAAGCCATCATTACGCCTGTAGCAACTTTCGACCAGATCTGGGAATGGGAAATGGAAGGCTCAAATGTCGCTGAAAAATGA
- a CDS encoding GNAT family N-acetyltransferase: protein MLHWSFKAFSDLTPFELYEILKARQAVFIVEQHCTYLDADDYDQISYHLVGRSDAGEFLAYCRIVPPHTKYNEPSIGRVMTTAKGRGRGYGKLLMAEALSRLHLLYPNSPIRIGAQLYLERFYNDFGFIRCSAPYDEDGIAHIEMLLCAKDT from the coding sequence ATGCTGCACTGGTCCTTCAAGGCGTTTAGCGACCTGACACCGTTTGAACTCTACGAGATTCTCAAAGCGCGGCAAGCAGTGTTTATCGTAGAGCAGCATTGCACATACCTTGATGCAGATGATTACGACCAGATATCGTACCATTTGGTTGGACGCAGTGATGCGGGGGAGTTTTTAGCGTATTGCCGCATTGTACCGCCGCACACGAAATACAACGAACCTTCCATTGGCAGAGTCATGACAACGGCAAAAGGTCGTGGCAGAGGGTATGGTAAACTGCTTATGGCAGAAGCCCTTTCACGCTTGCACTTACTTTATCCGAACTCACCTATCCGCATCGGGGCTCAACTTTACTTGGAGCGATTCTACAACGATTTCGGTTTCATACGCTGCTCTGCGCCCTACGATGAAGATGGCATTGCACACATTGAGATGCTTCTTTGCGCAAAAGACACTTAG